DNA sequence from the Bufo bufo chromosome 3, aBufBuf1.1, whole genome shotgun sequence genome:
AACAGCCAGCCGAACTAAAACGTGTCCGTGTTTCTGGAATTGACCTTACTATCTATACCGCCCCTGCCAATATTCATGTGCCCAGCTGGTATTCAGACCGGGAGGCCTGTGTTTTGGTGCCACcagcagaggtcgcactacattttttccagaagagtaaaaatactcttcttaccatttttgaggagtatttttacccaAGTTGCAGTAATTCAAATCCATAATATggaggcctacacttgttcataTCTGTGTCGGAGGCTCCGTTCGGGGCGCTAGTCACAGATTCTGTCaagaaacccttgtatgtaggccTTTgttgtctggtaaaaagacatAGTCGGCAGAGTCCGATCCAGCACTTCCGTTATGTTCATTGTTCTGCTCATCTAACGGAGCAGAACAACGGAAATAAATAGCGGTGGTGTAAACGTGGCCTATGCAGGGGAACCATTACTAATCTGAATAACATatctcccacgtaaataacattgcTCCCCTCCCTCCAGCATAGGGTTAATAAGCCCCTGGGGGGTCTGGAGTGAATGcagagcaggttattatagccAAGTAATAAGGTACAGTTCGATATACTGGATCTTCCCTGCCTGCATTTAGGGCTTAGAGCCCCAGGCCTGTCCCACATTATAGAGTAACGACACTTTTGATAGGTCATAGGGACAGGGGTCCCAGCGCATTGACCCCCGCTGATCTCTAGAACGAGgagacttttccctgccattcatcgGCGCCGAGCGCTGCTTCTCGTGGCTGCTGAGCGTGCTAGTGGAGACGGTcctatagactttctattgagactGTCTTCAGTATTGCGCTCAGCAGTGAGGAGAGCGTTTCTGACTTCTTGTTATAGAGATTAGCGGGGGTCTCGGAGCTAAGACCCCCCACTAAAGCCCACTGCCCACCAGGAGGCCGCTTACCCTGCTCGCTGCTACAGGAGCTTCCCCCTCCACATCTTCAAAGCGGTGGTCCGGCAGCCCATCCAAACCAATAACAAAGGTCCTTACTGTAAGGAGCTCTGCTATTGGTTATTTCCGGTGCCGCTCACAGCGCGCCCTGCACTAATGAACGGCGGGGAAATGTCTGAAGTCGTACTCATACACCATAGAGTGAAATGGCCTGAACAGACGTCACTGCAACCTCTGGCCACCAGTATCCACAATGGTCCAGCCTCTGGGAAGAATGGGGTTactggtagtgttgagcgaacttaaggcgtctaaagttcaggttcgggttatcgaagaatcgcattatggattccgctaccacggaccataagttatggtccgtggtagcggaatccataatgcgattcttcgatcacccgaacctgaactttagatgccgaacttaaaacacaagttcgctcaacactagttactgGTTCCTTGGAGAGGTGTGAACGCTAGTTTCCTGACCGTTTCTGTTTCGCCATTCATTataggtcagggatcagcaaacctttagcactccagctgctgtgaaactacaactcccagcatgcaaacatgctcggctgttccCATACAAGTGAACGAAGCATTCTGGGGTGCCGGAGGTTAAAAATCCCtgctgtaggtcatcaatatatgaatcctggaaaatccctctaaccatagcaaccaatcagatgtcaGCTTTTTGCGCAGGGGGATGTGGAGCGGTTGCCTGTAGTAACCAATCAGAAGGCAGCTTTCATGCTGTCCAGCCTCTCTCAGACATGAGAGCCCGCATGTGATTGGCTGCTGACCTCCAGCTTGCTGGTGCAGGACATGGCCTGGTCGCTCTTCTTCTTGTTCTTGTACTTGTCCTTGTACATCTTGTTGCGGTGCTTCTTGCACATCCAGGGCTTGCGCTGCTTGGCCACTTGGCTGGTGGTCTCCGGGCAGCCCTGGTAGGTGCACGTCTTGGTCACCACGGTGTCATTGTCGCCAGAGTTGTCGTCGTCCTCCAGCTCCTCGGGGCTGGCCGTGCTGTCTCTGGGGTCGGAGGTGTCCAGGGCTTCGCCGCTCTCGTCCTCCTGCTCCGCGGGCAGCATGGTGTAATACAGCACCTGCGTGTCCCCATCGGCCGGGTACTGGCCGTACTGCAGCTCCTGCCCGCCTCGCTCCGCCTGCTCGTGGGCTAAGTCGtcttcgtcctcctcctccctggaCCCAGGCGGCTGCTCCATCATAGCCGGTTACCGGAGACTGTCAGCCTAGAGCCAGTCTCACTTACCGCTTTGTTTACTTCCGGCTGCCGCagtctttactgcgcatgcgcctcCCTGCCTCACGTCACTTCTACAGTCCTTTCGCTCTTTCTTAGTTATGCTGACATCTAGCGGTCAATTTACTAATTGCAACCTTCTATGATATTCTTGTTACTTTTTAGGGCTCCCTGCCAGGACTGTCTTTATAGGTTGTAGTCTCGTGGGTATGTTTTTAACCTTGCACAGAATTGTATGCCAAGAGGGAAAATTTGGAAAACATTGCCAAAAAACTCCTCTTCTTGagattttttttggcccatgatTTGGTGCTCAACGTTCAACCTCATTGCACACCTTATTGAAAGAAAACAGTTTTGTAATGGATACCCCTTCTCAAACCGCAATCCTCCCTACAAGCTTGTAAAGAAAATATGGTGCAAGATATggcatctgaaaaagctttttttATTTGGATTTCTCAAAACAATACTTGCGTACGAGGAGCTGTGCAGGCCCCCAATAAACTGCATTAACACCGAATTTCGTTGTGTGCATGAAATAGCTAGAAAATAAAACCAGGAAtgcaaattaaaaatatcaatcagCCATTAGGTTTAAAGCttcaaggggtattccagtttgtGCAAGTTATCTTCTATCCTCAGGAGACCTGGCCATCTTCTGGATCTCCTCGTACCTCACCAACAGAACGTTCAGCATTTCCCATTGatacaccacctcctcgtctcgctccctctctgttggtgtccctcaaggctctgtcctggGTCCCCTACTTTTCTCCATCTATATATTCGGCCTGGGGCAGCTCAGAGAGTCCCATGGCTTCCAATAccacctctatgctgatgacactcaaatctacctctctggcccaGATGTCACTGCCCTGCTATCCAGAATCCCAGAGTGGATGTCGGCTATATCTTCATTCTTCTCAAAACTCACCCCCCATGtcactcagcccccccccccacctgatcTATCCATTACAGTTAATAGCATGACACTTTCTCCAGTCTCACAGGCCCACTACCTGGGGGTAACATTGGATTCTGCCCTGTCCTTTAAGCCACACATCCAAACCCTCACCTCCACCTGCCGCTTTCAACTTAAGAACATCTCTCGTATTTGCGCCTTCCTCATCCCTGAGTCAACTAAAATGTTAGTACATGCCCTCCTCATCTCCCACCTGGACTACTGCAGCATTCTCCTGTGTAGTTTCCCATCTAACACTCAcatacccctccaatctatcctcaactctgctgcccagttaatccacctctccccttgTTTctcctccgcccccccccctgccaatcccttcactggctccccattgcccaatgaattcagtttaaaatacatataaggcagtccacaacctgtccccttctTACATCTCTCCCCTGCTTTACTGATACATCCTCACTCATGTTCTCCAATCctcataggacctcctcctctgttTTTCACACAATCGACTACAAGATTTCTCACAAGCACTCCCCCATACTCTTGAACtcactaccccagcacatcagactctcccccaacatccaaaccttcaaaagtAACCTGAAAACCCTTCTTCAGGAAAGCCTACGACCTGCAATgatcatgctgccaccacactgccAAATGAACAGCCGTTACCCTCACCGACTGTGTTCTTCccccttcccttgtagattgtaagctcttgcgggcagtgtcctctcccctctgtaccagtctgttaacagttttttgtttattgtattttatattatatttgtgtaaccccctcttgatgtacagtgccatggaattaatggtagTGAGTACTGATGTGCTggtgctttcaaataaataataataataaagtagtGGGGGGGTCATACTACTGGATCACCTACCAATTATGAGAACAGAGGTGCTGTGCCCCGTGGAACCCCCTGGATGGAGCAGCTGGTCGGAAATGTGCATCGCcactctattcatttcaatgggagcgcTGGAGTTAGCCgagtaagttatcccctatcctcatGGTAAGGGATAACTATTAGTTTGGTGGAGGTCCTACCGGTGGGACTCCCATCAATCTattagttatctcctatcctgtggagaggtggtaacttttgtaagggatcgctctctctcaggggggtCGCAATCATAGACGTCTCATCAGACAGCGGATTTAAAGTCCAAATGGTCATTTATTTTGGCACCAGCACAAACAAAACAGaatgaaataaacacctgcccgtctgggctttaatacaaagttctttccctgactcacctctaagcacagCTTATACACAGGGTGTCAAGCTCCAACCCTTAGCAGAATCGCTCACTGAACCCAAGTCCAGATAGGGAAGAGATCCGGCTATacgtagcctcgtggcccctcagccctcctggctgagaccacccagAGCCTCTGTAGGCCTCTGTTTCCAAGTCTTCTATCCCCTGACTGACACACAGAGGAttggttttatccctccttgattacagcaggcctcacctgcgatcacctaggCAAACGACAACAcacgtactggaagggtgtggactggcagatcccactaccaaacttatcaaccagtccaaataaaatccggCCTAGAACAAActgtaaacaaaactgtctcagcaaactacgctTTTCTGTAAcccctgcagctttctggattctaTTTATCTAACCCAGcttaggtatctgggtgggatatacacaccttccagcacttataCTGTTCACATCACTACActttctacactgctcaaaaaaataaagggaacacaaaaataacacatcctagatctgaattaattaaatattcttctgaaatactttgttctttacatagttgaatgtgctgacaacaaaatcacacaaaagaaaaaaatggaaatcaaattttttaacccatggaggtctggatttggagtcaccctcaaaattaaagtggaaaaacacactacaggctgatccaactttgatgtaatgtccttaaaacaagtcaaaatgaggctcagtagtgtgtgtggcctccacgtgcctgtatgacctccctacaatgcctgtgcatgctcctgatgaggtggtggacggtctcctgagggatctcctcccagacctggactaaagcatctgccaactcctggacagtctgtggtgcaatgtgacgttggtggatagagcgagacgtgatgtcccagatgtgctcaattggattcaggtctggggaacgggcgggccagtccatagcatcaatgccttcatcttgcaggaactgctgacacactccagccacatgaggtctagcattgtcttgcattagaaggaacccagggccaaccgcaccagcatatggtctcacaaggggtctgaggatctcatctcggtacctaatggcagtcaggctacctctggcgagcacatggagggctgtgcggccctccaaagaaatgccaccccacaccattactgacctaatgccaaaccggtcatgctggaggatgttgcaggcagcagaacgttctccccggcgtctccagactctgtcacgtctgtcacatgtgctcagtgtgaacctgctttcatctgtgaagagcacagggcgccagtggcgaatttgccaatcttggtgttttctggcaaatgccaaacgtcctgcacggtgttgggctgtaagcacaacccccacctgtggacgtcgggccctcatatcaccctcatggagtctgtttctgaccgtttgagcagacacatgcacatttgtgacctgctggagatcattttgcagggctctggcagtgctcctcctgttcctccttgcacaaaggcagaggtagcggtcctgctgctgggttgttgccctcctacggcctcctccacgtctcctgatgtactggcctgtctcctggtagcgcctccatgctctggacactacgctgacagacacagcaaaccttcttgccacagctcgcattgatgtgccatcctggataagttgcactacctgagccacttgtgtgggttgtagactccgtctcatgctaccactagagtgaaagcaccgccagcattcaaaagtgaccaaaacatcagccaggaagcataggaactgagaagtggtctgtggtcaccacctgcagaaccactcctttattgggggtgtcttgctaattgcctataatttccacctgttgtctatcccatttgcacaacagcatgtgaaattgattgtcactcagtgttgcttcctaagtggacagtttgatttcacagaagtgtgattgacttggagttacattgtgttgtttaagtgttccctttatttttttgagcagtgtataattggaAAATTCCTTtcattaggctgtgttcacatctgctTTCATCATAAATTTCAGCAAAACTGCTGGTCAAAGTAGCCCTGTTTTGTCCGGTAAATTAATGGACACTATGacggaaacccaacagaccccatCATAATCAGTGACGTATGTCAGGAGCCAGGGTcagagctaaaggctcatgggtcctTGTAcaaaagttcagcttgggccaCCTGTGCATCTTCCACCATCACCAGATGCAGCTAATCCATACCTTTTTTTTAGCAGCGTCTCTTAAGTCGCTCGTTGCTGGGGTCTTAACCCCCTAGGGACGACTGTCATGCATGTCCTGGGTTTAAAAATGGCAACTGCTCAGGAGCTGAGTGACCATGTAGCGGGAGTGAGGCGCTTGTTATTACTCCCGCTCGTGGTCTCCCGTTGGCCCGCAATACTCACCTTTacagcagggggcctccggacactccacagcacaTCCATGGTCCTACGCTGCACTGACTTCCTGACGTACGCACGCCATGACCTGACGCGTTGTGTGACGTCAGACGCAGAGCAGAGCGGAACAATGGAGTGTCAgaggcgcccctgctggaaaggtaagttggtgcgactaaggccgggcgcccggagtgcacagcgtcatagcaaccaatgtgtcaggaggagcaggggggggggagatgatttcacaaggggggagagctgctgaaacaaggggtgggggagagctgatggctctggggtgggggatagctgatggctctggggtgggggagagctgaaggcactgggggaacggagctgatggcactgggggatagtggagccgatggcactgggggaactgaaGCACTTAGGCTGAtcacacaggggggaacgaagggtgttgggaacTGATggtagggggtctgatgagtttttataaaggaaaacagtctattaattcattttttcttattagaatactcgattaatTGTAAAAGTTATCGATAGATTACTCGATttttaaaataatcgtttactgcagccctacacagcagacacccggagGCAATGGCCGTAATCGGCAATAATGCCAAACATTAACATTTaagccctcagatgctgtggtcaattatgaccacagcatctgagtggtGAAACCCCCGGAGCGCTGTACTCCCGGGGCCCGAGTGGCTCCTTCATGCCAAGATCTAGCACCAGCTGGAGGTAGCCTGAATTCAACTGCACGGTTCTACTTCCCAGAACTGTGAGTCCAGTAGTACCACAATATTCCAGTCACTTCTGGAGCACTTTCCTGTTATGGAAAAAGATACGACTTGGACACTTCTCTATGAGGATTTGAGAAGGCTTGTCGACAGTACTAGCTACCCAGGAAGCAGTAGGCCAGGTACTTAATGCCCGGGCTAAGGGGCAAAGCCCTGAAAGTGTTTGCAGCTGTTTGCCATGACTATGATGGCATTAAACAAGCCTTGATTCAAAAATAAAACCTCACCCCAGAGGTCTATTGTCCTAATGACAGCTACTCAGATATCCTAGATGGCCTGGTAACCAACCTTCAGCAGCAGGTCTGTGGATTGTCCATTACTACATTTGATGAATCTGATTGTAAAGGATCAATTTTTGCATATTTGCTCCATGGTACGACAGTTTGTAATGGACCAGGAGCCCAAGGATGACGCTCCAGGCAGCAACGCTTGCAGAAACCTATGTTACCAACCGTGAGTCAATGCAGAATACTACTAGTGCCAGCTGGAAAGAGAGTAAGCCTACTACAAATACATTTCCCCCAGCCAACGACCCTCAGATGCTTCTGCCCCTCTTGCCCCCACTAGGTCTGCATTTGATTCCCACAGATGTTTTGTGAGCAACAAATTGGGACACCTCCGCACTATCACAGTGACAAAAGGAAGAGCCCGACCTTGCCCAAGCCACCTGAGACTACACCAACTATTTTGTTCGTGGGTGGGATTGAAGGAAAACCCAGTGATAATCTACAGTGTTTTACTGTGGACATTACTGTCACTTTGGGACCGAGAGACAGCGGAGCTCAGGTGACCCTAGTCCATCCCAAACTTGTGTCTTCCAAAGACATAATCCCAGGGAAAACCCTGACTGTCACTGGGATTGGAAGAATCAACCCTGCTTTGCCAATGGCATGGGTATACCTTGATTGGGTTTCAGGGAAGGGACAAAAAGATCTGGGGCGATTAGTGTTCCAGTATGTGGTGGATGACCCTCTCAGCTCTGTGGAAAGGTGTCATGAATCTGATGATAAGGTAATGTTCTCATTTTGATAAGACTTAACCCTGCATTCATGTGGAACTGCCTGATGATGTTAAGGAGATATGCCATGATGATTGTAATATGAGATATACCCAGGATAACCCACATAACCTAGTTAACCCAGAGCTAACTTACAGTACATCTCATCAGTGATCAGCAGCCAGAGTGCCCATagctcagctcaccttctgagtaCTCAACCCCATCATCAGGGGTGGTAAGTGAGCCAGATGACAGCCCAGAGGAGGGTACAGAGGAGCCTAGCGAGGCTGTCACTGTAACTACTCACTTAGCTAAGCAAAGCCAGGAGATTCAGGCTACTTTACACACTGAAACCAGCTAAGCGGAGCTAAGGGACCTTGCTGGAAATGTACCTGAAAAATCTGACAAAGAACCGAATATTCTGGGATCAAAGGTGGCTACACAGTCTCGGATGCGTATACCATGCCTCTTGTAGATACAGGCTTACATAGTtagtatggttgaaaaaagacataagttcaATCAAGGGATAGGTGAGGATGCGAGTTTTAGAAAAgggagtgagactcagatttctagacattttcataagcataaatgtcatttacttttaagaatttatctaaaccctttttaaaactatccactgttcctgttgtgaccatgtcctgaggtagactattccacagattcacagttcttacagtaaagaagctttgacgcttctggagactgaactttttcttctccagtcggaggcagtgctcccttgtcttttgagggcattttacatggaatagtttttcactgcactttttgtatggcccatttatatacttgtacaggttaatcatgacccccttagacgtctcttctcaagactaaataaatgtaattcttttaatctttcttcataactaagatcctccatgccccttatcagtttagtcgctctctttTCCACTTTCTCCAGCCCcaaagcatcctttctatggactggtgccctgaactgaactgcatattccagatgaggccgcaccaacgctttgtaaagtggtaaaattacatccctgccccgcgagtccatgcctcgtttaatgcatgacaatatcctggtggccttagaagcagctgattgacattgcatgccctaatttaatctaccatccgcaaggacacccaaatccttctctataagtgactctcccagtgctacatcacctaggacatatgaagcacagagattattactaccaaaatgcataactttacatttgtccac
Encoded proteins:
- the LOC120996288 gene encoding regulatory factor X-associated protein; the encoded protein is MMEQPPGSREEEDEDDLAHEQAERGGQELQYGQYPADGDTQVLYYTMLPAEQEDESGEALDTSDPRDSTASPEELEDDDNSGDNDTVVTKTCTYQGCPETTSQVAKQRKPWMCKKHRNKMYKDKYKNKKKSDQAMSCTSKLEESAECSVSLTKQRTGSVGDRPPRPTLLEQVLNQKRLSLLRSPEVVKFLQTQQQLLSRQAFEQRQSFQGTSL